DNA sequence from the Rhodospirillaceae bacterium genome:
GCTCTGGATGTTGATACGGGGGAGCAGGTGTGGCGAACCTATACGATTCCCGGACCTGGTGAACCAGGGCATGACTCGTGGGGGAATGCGGACGCCGCCAAGTATGGTGGGGCCTCAGCTTGGATAACCGGATCTTATGATCCTGAGTTGGACGTTTTATATTGGGGTGTTGGAAATCCTAACCCGGATTGGGACGGCACAAATAGGCCGGGAGATAATCTCTATTCTAACTCAACATTAGCCCTCAATCCTGATACAGGGAAAATACTTTATTATTTCCAATACACACCGGCTGATGTTTGGGATTACGACGGGAATAATGAACCTGTCCTCGTTGATTATGGCCGGGAGAAGGTCTGGTTGCATGGGGATCGCAACGGCTTTTTGTATAAAATCGATCGGACTAATGGTAAGTTTCGGTATGGTGTTCCAATTTCGAAAGTGAATTGGACTACTGGATTCACCCCTTCTGGAAGGCCTATCTGGAACGAGGAAAAGGTTCCTAGGTATGACTACGAGGCTAAAGATATTTGCCCGGCGTCGGAGGGTGGAAAATGGTGGAACCCTATGACCGTAAACCCTGAAACGGGTTGGGTATTTGTTCCTAGTCGCGAAATCTGTGTGGATATAAAGAGTGCTCCGCTTGGAGAAGGCCTTAATCCTGATGAGGTCACCGTTGGTGCACCGTATTGGGGGATTGGGACCATTGGTTGGAATACCGGATACGGGCAACTGGTAGCTTTTGACGGGAAGACCGGGGAGAAAAAATGGGTAGTTAAGGATCGTTCTCCATTTACCAGTGGTTTACTCTCGACGCGTGGTGGACTGTTATTTGCAGGTACCCCGGAGGGGGAATTCCGGGCTTATAATCAGGAAACTGGTGAAGAGCTTTGGTCGTTCCAGACTGGTTCCGGAATCTTTGGAAGCCCGTCAACATATACAATTGATGGCGAGCAATTCATAGCCGTTCCATCTGGCTTTGGTGGCTGGACGGGATGGGCACATTTTGGTGAAGGCGGTGCTCCTTGGCTTAAAGATAGCCGTAAGGGCGGAGTAATTATCGGCTTTGCTTTGCACTAGAGGTCGGCCAAAAGTCGACCAAAACTGATTAGTGGCGAACGGGCCCGGAGAGATTGTATCTCTCGGGGCCTTTTCGCACTTGGTTTTCGTTAATGGAGCGTAAGAGGTATATGTTGGTTAAAACATTAATATCAGCTTGGGGGCGCCTGTTGAGGTACGGTGTAGCCATTGTGTTAGCAGTGAGCATGGCCCAAGGTCTGTCTCTCGCCGAGGAAGAGGAACTCCCGGAAAATTGGGAGAAAAATAAACTAAACGGGGATGTGGCCGCCATAGCTGCAGGAAAGGCGCACTGGAAGAATATTGGTTGTTATGCGTGTCACGGTCGTAAAGCCGAAGGCGGAGTAGGGCCTAGTTTGAGTGATGATATTTGGATCTATAAGCCGACGGATAAAATGGTATACAACGCCATAGCGAGAGGTCGATCCGGTACAAATATGGTCGGGTGGTCCAAGGATCTAACTCCAAGGCAAATTTGGGAACTGGTGGCTTTTATTCGTTCCTTGTATATCGGTGATCCAGAAAAAATTATATGGTGAGAATTGTGCAAGAGCCAATCTAATCGGTGCGCGTCCTGTCTACCGAAGCGCACTATATCCCAGGTAGTGTTTGTTTATGAAAGTTATAGTAGTTGGAGCTGGAGTTGTTGGCGTTACCACCGCTTTTTACTTAAAAGCCGATGGTCACGAAGTAACTGTTATCGAACAAAATGCTGTTGCAGGTAGTGAAACAAGCTTCGCTAATGCGGGCCAATTATGTCATTTAACGGCAAAACCATGGGCTGCCCCTGGTGTCCCATCTATGATTATCCGCGAATTTGGAAAATCGACAGCTCCTTATCTGCTTCACCTTCGTGCGGATCCCACAATGTGGTCGTGGCTGATCCAGTTTTTGCTTAATTGCAGTCCAAAAAGATATTCGGCAACTAAGGCTGCTCTACTCGAGCTGGCAAAGCATAGTACTAGGCTCATGAAAGATGTGGTTAAGAGCACGAACATAAAATTTGACTTTGAAAGCAAGGGGATTCTCCATCTATATGGCGGTGAAAAATCTTTTGCAGAGGCTGTGAAAGCAGAACAGAAAATACCAGATGAAAAACAACAGGGAGAAATCCTTAATTATTCGGATTGCCTTGTGGCAGAGCCTGCCTTAACGCAGAGTCGGGTAAAATATGCTGGTGGTATTATTCATAATCATGAGCACACAGGGGATGCCCATAAATTTACTCTGGCTCTTTCCAAGTTCTTGGAGCAGGAAGGCGTAGAATTTCTCTATGGGGTTTCTGTAAAAAATTTGTTAATTAATGGCGACAAGGTGCTTGGCGTGATGACAAGCTCTGGAGTCCAGAAAGCGGATGTAATAGTTGTAAGTGCTGCAAATGATAGTGTTCGGTTGTTGAAAACCGCCTCGCTAAATATTCCAGTTTATCCGGTAAAAGGTTATTCCATAACTGTGCCAACTGGCGGGTATAACGGTGCGCCAAGCCTTAGCGTGCATGATCACGAGAGAAAACTCGGTTTTACACGGCTCGGTGAACGATTGCGTGTTGCCGGAACAGCTGAAATAGGTGCGAGAGATAATGTAACCAGTCCAGCTCGTATCAGGGCCTTACTAAACCATACTAGAAAAGTGTTTCCAAATGCTGGCCATTTAGATTCGGCAGAGCCGTGGGCGGGCTTGCGACCGATGACCCCAGACGGTGCACCGATAATAAGTGGTACGAAGTACAGCAACCTTTTTGTAAACACAGGTCATGGGAGCCTCGGATGGAGTTTGTCCTGTGCGTCGGGCCACATGATTGCTAACTTAGTGGCTGGGCGCTCCCCAGATGTCGACCCTCTGGGTTTCGGTTTGAAGAGGTGAGGTGAGAGGTAATTGACATTGATCTTACCCGAAATTTCAACCCAACAATTTTGTGAGGGCTAGTCTCGGAAATTGATATACTGCAGGGGATGCCTGATTTTAAGCTCTTTGATAAGAGTTATCACATCTTGAAGATCATCCCGTTTTTTCCCGGTAACGCGAAGTTCATCCCCTTGTATAGCGGTTTGAACCTTTAGCTTAGAGCCCTTTACAGCCTTGACGATCTGTTGAGCTAGGTCTCTGTCAATTCCCTGTTTAATAGTGACAGACTGCCTTACACTATTTCCTGAGGCTTTTTCGGGTTCTCCAAAGTCAAAGGCAGAAATATTTACCTTACGTTTTCCCATATGCCCTTTTAGTAATTCCGAGACTTGTTTCAGTTTAAAGTCATCGTCTGCATTAAGCGTCAAAATTGTATCAGAATGGTCAATGGAACACTTACTCCCTTTAAAGTCATACCGTGTTCCAATCTCTCGGGTCGCACTTTGAACTGCATTGCCGACCTCAACAAGATCAGTGCGGGAAACAATATCAAAACTGGGCATACGCAGGTCCTTTCATCTTACGGTGTTTTGCTTCGTATGATTTATTCATAATGTTGTCAAATTATTGATCTTCACAATGCCCTTCTAGTCAAGATATCCCAAGTCACCCCAAATCTTGTAATTAGCCCGAAAGTCACTGAGTGCCGCCCATACGCGGGCAAAATCAGCGTCTTTTTCGGATTCCTCCTCTACAACTTCCATCCAAGCACTTTCCAGCGCGTCTAGGATATCTGGACTCCAACGATGAACGGTCACACCTTTAGATTCAAGTGCCTGGAGGGCGGGAAATTGAATAGCCTCACCTTGTGCGAAAGTCTGGAGGATGCTTTCTTTGCATACCGAGGTAATTATTTGCTGTTGGGTAGAATTTAAACTATTCCAATCATCTAAATTAATCATTAATTCAATCATGCTGGTGGGCTGGTGCCATCCAGGAAAATAGTAATGTTTTGCAACTTGATAAAATCCTAGGTCAAGGTCGATAGCCGGCATAGAAAATTCTGCCGCATCAATTGTGCCAAGCTCAAGAGCTGGAAATATATCTCCAGCGGCTAGCAATTGGGTTGAGACACCTAATTTTTCAAGCACTTTGGCACCGAGGCCAAAGAAGCGCATCTTAAGCCCTTTAAGATCTTCAACGGTTTTAATTTCCTTGGTAAACCACCCAGATCCCTCTGGGGAAAGAAGAGTGCAAGGTTGTGAGAAAATATTGTGTCGGGCATATAATTCCTGCATTAATTCTAGGCCCCCGCCATAGTACATCCAGGCCATAACCTCGCCCGCGCTAGGACCGAATGGAACCGCCGTAAAAAATTGTAGTGCGGGAATTTTTCCGGCCCAATAACCGGACCCAGTCCAGCCGGCGTTCACTGCTCCTGTTGATACGGCATCGAAAACTTCCAGAGCTGGAACAAGTGCGCCAGCGTCAAAATATTTGAGTTCCATGGTCCCATTCGATAGGGTTCGAATCCGGTCTTCGACGGCATGTCCTTGAGTGCCAAGCACAATTAGGTTTCCAGAATAGCTGCTGGCCATTTTCCAGCGTATCGGTTTCGCNACTTCTGAACCATCTTGTACCGTAGCTATTTCAGAAGACTTGTTTGAAACTGCGCCAGGTGAAAGTACAAAAACACCAAGTATGAGCCCCGCTAAAACACCAATTGCCGCGATAGCCGCAGATTTTCCCATTGATTTATTCCCCAGTGTTGGTTCAAATATTTGTGCGTACCTGTACGTAGTAATTGTGATAGTTATTAAAAGAAGTCTTAGAAGTTTTACTTATCAAAGTTGCGCTTGTACCTGGAATGGGTGTCTTGAGGGCAATCTATCCCCGCAAAACAACCTCTGCTTCATTTGCCGCCCAATTAATGGCATCATCAAAGGACTCTCCCCCTTGAGTGACCCGGGCGACCAAGTTTGGGAGAAGGGTTTGGGCATAAACTAGAGCAGCCGCTTGAGGTGGAGCCGGGTAACCCGCAATTATTTGTTTCTCATCACCACGACCTGGATAATTATAAAGAACCCCTGTGGGGGGGGCGGCATTTGTCCAATAATCGTTGTTTTGATAGTGGGAGATTACCGTAGGGATATCATATCCTTGTGAAGCTAGGACCATTTTGTCAGACACGTCCTTTGTCGATACGTATCTCAGTAAAGCCTTAGCGGCGGGAATGTTGTTTGAAAAATTCCATAAGGCCCAGAAGGCTGGACTTACAGTTCGAAACCTACCTGCGGGCCCTCTGGGGTTATCATGAGCCCACATTTTCTCAGCGACGTGCGGGGCATCGCGCTTTGCGACTGCCCACGGACTAGGAGGATTGCATGTAGTTGAGCCCACGCCAGAAATCATGTGCCGATTATTAGAACCATCGTCCCACGCGTAGACCNCGTCCGGCATATATTGCGCTAAACGTGACATATATTCGAGTACTTCACGGGTTGCATCGGAGTCTACAGAAATGTCACCGGACTCATTGATCATGGAAGCTCCGTAGGCGGCAAATAGGGCGGCCAGAAATTGGTTCGAATCATTTCCCCCGCCTGATAAAGCGGCGCCAAAGGAATGTCCTGCCGCGTGAAGTTTTTGAGCCGCGGTAAGAAAAAGTTCGTAATCCCAGGACTCCACTAGAGATGCTTCTCGTTCGCTGTGTCCTGGAAAAATTTTTTGTAAATCAATACCCGCGTAGTCCTGGAAATAATCCAGTCGAGATAATAGGGGCCAACTTACCGAACTGGTGGGAGAGGGAGATCCAAGCCATTTTCCATCTAGGTATCCTGCGGCATGAGCATAGTCAGCAAAGGGGCCATATTCGGCAACGATATCTTCCACGACGTCATTAATAGGTTCTAGTTTATTTAAAAACATAGAAAGGCTCCAGCCTCCCATCAGGAGTATATCGTGGCCAATTTGTGCACGGGACTCAGCCTGTGCAGTTAGCACTAATTTTCCGCCAATGACGGTGATGAAGTCGACAGTTACCTCTACACCGTTATCTGCGCCCCACTGCTCACAAATTTCCCTCAGAACAGCGTTGTTTCCGGGAATCCAATGATCAATTGTTCCGATAGAAAGTTTTCCCGCAGATGATGCACTCTTTATGTATGGGAAGCCCATTAGAGCAGCAGCGCCAGCCGCCGTTTGATTGAACCTTCGCCTTGATAATCCTCTGATCTTTGTCATGAGCGCAATTTCTTGTTCAAANATCTAGTAGTACAAGTGGAACAGAATAGAGGAGAACCTGCAATACCGGATGTTCTGGGTATAATTTTTTCCGTATGCTGCTTAACTTGATGGTTGGTTCTTGTTCCGGTACTTAACTTAGTGACAATCTTGGTTTTTCTGACTGATTTAAAANTGGAGTTAAAAATGGCGAGTTCGGGGGGTGGAGCGAAAAAGAGTGAAGTTGCANTAATAGTGGGGGGTGGTCCCGGTATTAGTGCGAGCTGTGCACGATTATTTCGTCGTGAGGGAATGACTGTGGCCGTAGCAGCCCGAACGCCAGACAAAACCGTGTTAAAAGAGCTGGAAAATGAAATTGGAATTAGTCGATATCAGTGTGATGCTTCGCAGCCTGATTCTGTAGCTAATTTATTTGAATCTGTTGGAAAGGATCACGGCCATCCTCGTCTTGTGGTGCATAACATTGATGGGCGTGTTCCAGAGATTTTTGGCAAAGGAGTGACCGAAGCGGACCCCAATATAGTTGTGCAAACCGTGGCCAATGGTGCACTTAGCGCCTTTCTGGTAGCTCAAAAAGCTGCCATGGGTATGTTGGAAAGCGAGCCCAATGAGGAGGGGGCTCTTGGAACCATTATTTTTACAAACGCGAGTGCAGGGATGAAAGGGTATCCCCGGAGTGGTGCTTTCGCCATGACGTGCCACGCCAAAACAGGTCTTGCCCAAAGCTTGGCTCGTGAACTAATGCCGCAGGGAATTCATATAGCCCAAGTCCCAATCGATGCGGCCATTGGTTGGCGTCAGAAAGATGGTAGTCGAGCTCATCGTAGGGTCGGTGCGGATGTAGATGATAGTCTGGCTGATCCAGATCAAATTGCGGAGACATATCTCCACTTACATAGACAGCATAGNTCAACCTGGGCTTTTGAAATTGCACTCCGTCCCTGGAAAGAGAAGTGGTAGACCATGCCATTAAAGTGAGTATACAGTTCTGGGCACACCCGAAGCCCACTGGAACTTATGAACAGCATGGGTTCTAACGTGCAAAACGTCGCAGTTATATTCTATTTTTCATGTATCCTTGCTCTTATTATGCCAGCGAATGCAGCNGGTCNTTCCNAATGCCCAGGGATTTTTGATCCTAATAGTTGGCACAACTGTATAGGCGTGTATGAGCATGAAGACGCTTTTCATTATTACGGGGAATTTCAGTATGGAAGATACCACGGGCATGGCACGAGCTCTAACATCGCTGGGGACAAGTACATAGGGCAATGGAAAAAGGGCCAAATGGATGGTGATGGAACGATGTGGTTTTGGCATGGCGAGGTTTGGGAAGGGTCTTGGAGAAATGGCACTTGGGTGGACGGTACAAAGTACAATAAAGACGAGGTTCCGGCTGACATTCGTTTGCTTTTCGAAAAAAGATAACCAAGATCTGCTCTCCATATGAAAGCGGAATTTTAACTATTGTAGCGTTAGGGGGATAAAAAATGTCAGTATCACGCTTTTTGATTCAGGCGGACGAGTTGGAGCCACTTCTGGGTGATCAAAATCTCCGGTTGTACGATTGCACGACGTGGCTAAAGCCAGATCCTCCTCGTATATACCGAGTGGAAAGTGGCCGCGCCTCTTTTGAAGAAAGTCATATTCCAGGTGCAAATTTTTTAGATTTAGTGGAGAATTTATCGGATCCTGGAGCGTCATTCAATTTTATGATGCCGTCACCGCCAACGCTATCGGCTGCTCTTGGGGCCGCGGGGGTTGAGGATAGCAGCAATGTCGTTCTGTATAGCCGAGACAACATCCAATGGGCTACCCGGGTGTGGTGGATGATGCGGGCAATTGGTTTCGACCGAGCGTCGGTGCTGGATGGTGGTATCGATAAATGGGAGGCCGAGGGTCGGCCAACAACGAGTGAGATTACTCCCTATCCGGCTGCAACTCTCTCTTCTCCGCAAGCGCGGATGGGTTTGTTCTGTGGGAAAGAGGAGGTGCTATCTGATTTAGAAAACAATAAAGTATGCATTATAAANGCNTTACGAGAGACNCTNCATAANGGNTCTGAGACTNTANATNATGGTCGNCCAGGTCGGATNCCNGGCAGNTGCAACGTGCCGGNAGTATCTCTGCTCGATCCAAAAACCAANGCCTATCGGCCCCTTGCCGAGCTTAAAAGTCTTTTTCAAGAGGCNGGTGCTTTAGATGCNGATAAAGTGGTGATTTATTGTGGTGGGGGCATNGCCGCGTCCAGTGATGCTTTTATTTTNACCCTTTTGGGAAAAACTAATGTGGCGGTGTATGATGCATCTATGTCGGAGTGGGCCAATGACCTCAGCCTCCCGATGGAAACAGGATGAAAAAGATTAGATCCATTAG
Encoded proteins:
- a CDS encoding YajQ family cyclic di-GMP-binding protein, with amino-acid sequence MPSFDIVSRTDLVEVGNAVQSATREIGTRYDFKGSKCSIDHSDTILTLNADDDFKLKQVSELLKGHMGKRKVNISAFDFGEPEKASGNSVRQSVTIKQGIDRDLAQQIVKAVKGSKLKVQTAIQGDELRVTGKKRDDLQDVITLIKELKIRHPLQYINFRD
- a CDS encoding oxidoreductase encodes the protein MASSGGGAKKSEVAXIVGGGPGISASCARLFRREGMTVAVAARTPDKTVLKELENEIGISRYQCDASQPDSVANLFESVGKDHGHPRLVVHNIDGRVPEIFGKGVTEADPNIVVQTVANGALSAFLVAQKAAMGMLESEPNEEGALGTIIFTNASAGMKGYPRSGAFAMTCHAKTGLAQSLARELMPQGIHIAQVPIDAAIGWRQKDGSRAHRRVGADVDDSLADPDQIAETYLHLHRQHXSTWAFEIALRPWKEKW
- a CDS encoding sulfurtransferase, whose product is MSVSRFLIQADELEPLLGDQNLRLYDCTTWLKPDPPRIYRVESGRASFEESHIPGANFLDLVENLSDPGASFNFMMPSPPTLSAALGAAGVEDSSNVVLYSRDNIQWATRVWWMMRAIGFDRASVLDGGIDKWEAEGRPTTSEITPYPAATLSSPQARMGLFCGKEEVLSDLENNKVCIIXALRETLHXGSETXXXGRPGRXPGXCNVPXVSLLDPKTXAYRPLAELKSLFQEAGALDADKVVIYCGGGXAASSDAFIXTLLGKTNVAVYDASMSEWANDLSLPMETG
- a CDS encoding amino acid dehydrogenase; the protein is MKVIVVGAGVVGVTTAFYLKADGHEVTVIEQNAVAGSETSFANAGQLCHLTAKPWAAPGVPSMIIREFGKSTAPYLLHLRADPTMWSWLIQFLLNCSPKRYSATKAALLELAKHSTRLMKDVVKSTNIKFDFESKGILHLYGGEKSFAEAVKAEQKIPDEKQQGEILNYSDCLVAEPALTQSRVKYAGGIIHNHEHTGDAHKFTLALSKFLEQEGVEFLYGVSVKNLLINGDKVLGVMTSSGVQKADVIVVSAANDSVRLLKTASLNIPVYPVKGYSITVPTGGYNGAPSLSVHDHERKLGFTRLGERLRVAGTAEIGARDNVTSPARIRALLNHTRKVFPNAGHLDSAEPWAGLRPMTPDGAPIISGTKYSNLFVNTGHGSLGWSLSCASGHMIANLVAGRSPDVDPLGFGLKR
- a CDS encoding C4-dicarboxylate ABC transporter yields the protein MGKSAAIAAIGVLAGLILGVFVLSPGAVSNKSSEIATVQDGSEVAKPIRWKMASSYSGNLIVLGTQGHAVEDRIRTLSNGTMELKYFDAGALVPALEVFDAVSTGAVNAGWTGSGYWAGKIPALQFFTAVPFGPSAGEVMAWMYYGGGLELMQELYARHNIFSQPCTLLSPEGSGWFTKEIKTVEDLKGLKMRFFGLGAKVLEKLGVSTQLLAAGDIFPALELGTIDAAEFSMPAIDLDLGFYQVAKHYYFPGWHQPTSMIELMINLDDWNSLNSTQQQIITSVCKESILQTFAQGEAIQFPALQALESKGVTVHRWSPDILDALESAWMEVVEEESEKDADFARVWAALSDFRANYKIWGDLGYLD
- a CDS encoding ABC transporter substrate-binding protein, whose product is MTKIRGLSRRRFNQTAAGAAALMGFPYIKSASSAGKLSIGTIDHWIPGNNAVLREICEQWGADNGVEVTVDFITVIGGKLVLTAQAESRAQIGHDILLMGGWSLSMFLNKLEPINDVVEDIVAEYGPFADYAHAAGYLDGKWLGSPSPTSSVSWPLLSRLDYFQDYAGIDLQKIFPGHSEREASLVESWDYELFLTAAQKLHAAGHSFGAALSGGGNDSNQFLAALFAAYGASMINESGDISVDSDATREVLEYMSRLAQYMPDXVYAWDDGSNNRHMISGVGSTTCNPPSPWAVAKRDAPHVAEKMWAHDNPRGPAGRFRTVSPAFWALWNFSNNIPAAKALLRYVSTKDVSDKMVLASQGYDIPTVISHYQNNDYWTNAAPPTGVLYNYPGRGDEKQIIAGYPAPPQAAALVYAQTLLPNLVARVTQGGESFDDAINWAANEAEVVLRG
- a CDS encoding quinonprotein alcohol dehydrogenase codes for the protein MMKYGTFVSGLLGALGLIAVQTASAQQHVTDEMLRTAQEDPNNWLMVTGNYTGNRFSKLGQININNVRNLVPKWIFSLGTLDAQNTTPVIQDGVMYATASHGRTYALDASNGTEIWRYAHQLPEGVAGKMCCDIGNRGVALHGDKVFVATPDAHVVALNKTTGEVVWDKTLGNWEDAYTMTVAPLVVKGKVIVGMSGAEYPTRLHIDALDVDTGEQVWRTYTIPGPGEPGHDSWGNADAAKYGGASAWITGSYDPELDVLYWGVGNPNPDWDGTNRPGDNLYSNSTLALNPDTGKILYYFQYTPADVWDYDGNNEPVLVDYGREKVWLHGDRNGFLYKIDRTNGKFRYGVPISKVNWTTGFTPSGRPIWNEEKVPRYDYEAKDICPASEGGKWWNPMTVNPETGWVFVPSREICVDIKSAPLGEGLNPDEVTVGAPYWGIGTIGWNTGYGQLVAFDGKTGEKKWVVKDRSPFTSGLLSTRGGLLFAGTPEGEFRAYNQETGEELWSFQTGSGIFGSPSTYTIDGEQFIAVPSGFGGWTGWAHFGEGGAPWLKDSRKGGVIIGFALH